The region CGAGGTCAGCCTGCTCACCCCGTCGGGCACCTTCGAGCCGGTCGTCGACACCGGCTCCGGCAGCACCGACGTCGAGCCGGGGGACACGGCCGTCCGGACGCGCGCCGGCTGGCGCATCCTGCGCGGGACGAAGCTGATCGGGCTGCCGGGTGCCGGGACGTGGCAGCCCAGCAGTGCCTACGTCACGCCCGGCGGCCGGCTCGTCCTCGCGCCCGGGGTCGCCGGGCCGCGGCGGGTCGTGGTCAGCGACGGCGACCTCCAGTGGGAGATGACCCACGTCGCCGACCCCGGGGCGGACAGCACCGGCACCGGCCTCCTGGCCGGCAACGGCGACCACCTGGCCTACGTCCTGCTCGGGGACGACCCGGACGGGTCGGTCACGGGGCTCCACGTCGCCCTGTCCAGCGACGCGGGCGACACCTGGACGACGTCCGAGGGCATGGAGCGCTCGGTCTACCAGGACGTGTCCGGCCTCGCGATGTCGCGGCAGGGGACGGCGTACCTCGTCACGGGCTCGCACGGCCTGGTCCGGATCGACGCGGACGGGAACGAGGTGGGCACCCCGATGTCGCCGCACGACATGGGTGTCCTCACGTCGGGTGACGAGGTCTGCGTGGTCGCGGGGGCCGGTGCCGTCGACGAGCTCCGGTGCTCCTCCGACGACGGGACGACCTGGGCCCCGCGGCCCCTGCCGGGATTTGGCTGAGCGTGTCGAGCCGGGCAGGGGCCCACGGGGCCCGCGAAGTCGATCGGTCGGGTCAGACGACCCAGCCCACGTTGTCGGCGACCAGGTCGGCCGCAGGGTAGACCCCACGCAGCTCGGCCCGGCGCTGCAGCAGGCTCACCACGTCGCCCACGTTGCGGTCGGCGAGGAAGCGGCGGCGCTCCATCTCGGCTGCGACCTTCTGCTCATCCACCATGACTCCCCCTCAGGAAGATCTCGGGCGGTGGGTCCGCCCTTTCATGATTGGATCGTTACAAGCTCGCGCTACACAACAGTTCCGCCCGTGTTAACTCCGTGCAACATGAACGGAAAGGACGTGCACGGTTCCGCGCGGAAGGCGGGACCGTTCAGGCGGCGGCGCTCTGGCGCACGTGCAGGCGGGCGGAGACCAGGAGGATCGCGACGCCGCCGAGGGAGAGCGCGAGGCCGACCAGCGCCGGCGCCCGCAGGCCCCAGCCGGCGGCGATGACCAGGCCGCCGAGCCAGGCGCCGAGGGCGTTGGCGACGTTGAGCGAGGCGTGGTTCATCGCTGCGCCGAGGGTCTGCGCGTCACCGGCGACGTCCATCAGCCGCAGCTGGAGGTTGACCACCAGCACCGAGCCGAGGGTCGTGATCAGGAAGACCACCGGCAGCGCGGCCCAGCCGTGCGGGGCGGCGAGCCAGAAGAGCAGCATCGAGGCGGCCATGCCGGAGCCCCCGATGATCAGCGAACGGAAGATCGACCAGTCGGCCATGATCCCGGCCAGCCAGGTGCCGGCCACCATGCCGAGGCCGAACGACAGGAGGTAGACCGGGACGGACCGCTCCCCCAGCCCGGCCACGTCGGTGACGACGGGCGCGATGTAGGAGTAGACGGCGAACATGCCGCCGAAGCCGACCGCGCCGGCGAGCAGGGTCAGCCAGACCTGGGGCAGCTTGAAGGCGGAGAGCTCGCGGCGTCCGCTGGCCTCCGCGTCACCGGCGACCGACGGGACGAACCACGTCACCAGCGCGAGCGTGATGATCGCCAGGACCGAGACCGCCCAGAAGGCCGCGCGCCAACCGAGCTCCTGGCCGAGCACCGTCGCAGCGGGTACGCCGATCACGTTGGCGACCGACAGCCCGAGCATGATCTGGGAGACCGCGCGCCCCTTGCGCGAGGGCCGCGC is a window of Nocardioides oleivorans DNA encoding:
- a CDS encoding MFS transporter, whose translation is MTMTTAATTNATDDLDVATVSARHFGLAVLALAMGGFAIGTTEFVTMGLLPQISAGVGVSIPTGGHVISAYAVGVVVGAPLLAFLGARLPRRALLVALMAAFAVGNGVSALAASYEQLVIARFVAGLPHGAYFGVASLVAASMARPSRKGRAVSQIMLGLSVANVIGVPAATVLGQELGWRAAFWAVSVLAIITLALVTWFVPSVAGDAEASGRRELSAFKLPQVWLTLLAGAVGFGGMFAVYSYIAPVVTDVAGLGERSVPVYLLSFGLGMVAGTWLAGIMADWSIFRSLIIGGSGMAASMLLFWLAAPHGWAALPVVFLITTLGSVLVVNLQLRLMDVAGDAQTLGAAMNHASLNVANALGAWLGGLVIAAGWGLRAPALVGLALSLGGVAILLVSARLHVRQSAAA